From Brassica oleracea var. oleracea cultivar TO1000 chromosome C3, BOL, whole genome shotgun sequence, a single genomic window includes:
- the LOC106330619 gene encoding uncharacterized protein LOC106330619, with the protein MGSSFRMKSSHHADIKGKGISYEDDDAPIKLVDRDDSFVIKELGLTLIGKVLNPKKQNVEKLLQTMPAQWGLAERITANDLGNGKFLFNFSNVEDLNYVMAKGPFH; encoded by the coding sequence ATGGGGTCATCGTTTCGCATGAAGTCGTCGCATCATGCGGATATCAAAGGCAAGGGGATCTCATATGAAGATGATGATGCGCCAATCAAGTTGGTGGATCGAGACGATTCTTTTGTCATCAAGGAGCTTGGCTTGACCTTGATCGGGAAGGTTCTAAACCCGAAGAAGCAGAACGTCGAGAAGCTACTTCAGACGATGCCTGCACAATGGGGCCTTGCAGAGAGAATCACGGCTAATGACCTAGGGAATGGGAAGTTTTTGTTTAATTTTTCGAACGTGGAGGATCTTAACTACGTCATGGCGAAGGGGCCATTCCATTAA